The stretch of DNA GCACAGAACTGACAATCCTAGTGAATCTCACTTTGCCCGGGGTGAGGAGACAGGAACAGAGGTAAAATGCTTGCTCCCCAAAGCATACTTGTTTCACTGATGCTGCGAGCAAAGGCTCAGTAGAATGAGGGAAACTTTCTGGCTTGGAATACAATTTGTTTCCTACTAACACTGACAAAACTTTTTGGAAGGACATGAAGGAAGGAACTCTGTGCCTGCCATGAAACAGTTTTCAGTAGATAGATGAACATGAAAGCCACAGTTGAACAAAACACAGAGCTCCTTGTGTCTGTAGAAGCTAtgaaaccctgagaggcaggCATAGCAAAATATTACCTTCACTTTCCAGATAACAAAGCTTGCTTACCCACCGGAGAGTTCAAGCAGCTTGTTCATTGTTGCAGAGCTAATAATTAGCAGATTTGGGTCTCCTAGTTGGGTGATACTTTTAATGCATGCAACCAACTGGGCTATGAAACACCTAGAAAACCAATTAAGCATGCCTGGGAACAATGTGAATAGGCTTGGAGCCCCAAGGCCTCCTGGGCAAGGTGGCATTTGACCTAGGAATTGAAAGATCCAAGAGATTTCTatcagagaagaaaggagagaagaatgTTCTAGAAGTAGAGGCACTTCCTGAGCAAGACATAGAGCAGGACAAGAGAAGCAGACCTAGGGCAAGATTGCTGGGAAATGAGGACTCCTCCCTCTTCTGCCCTGAGGTGCTGAGATAAACAAGGAGGAGAAGCCTGGTGTCTCTCCACTGATAAGTGGGCAACACCCAAGGCCAATAGTCTGTGTTTGGGGACAGGGGAAGAATGTCAGCAGTGCCCCTTCGCCAGGACCAAGGAAGTGGCATGGTAGCTGGCAGCAGTGCGTTTCCTGAGCCCCAGTCCTCAGAATCAGCCCTTAGCCCTGAACCAGGAAGGACTCTGGGAGCCAAAGCGAAGGACTGATGGCAAGTCCTCAGGGGAGGTGTCAGATGGGGGTGCATATGCCCTGCTTCAGGCAGAAAGAAGGGCAAAAAGAGAGGGAGGTAAAAGGTGGAAGTGGATATATATACATCCAGGGGAGTGGGTCCTTCAAGAAGGCTGTCCAGAGACACTGCTCCGAGTTGaaaatggggtggggtgggtaggGAAGGTATCAAGACGGCCTGATAAAACTCTCTTTAATGCACCCCCCTTTCTGAACCagcttctctcccctcctccttcctcttcagcTCACTTCAGGAGGGTGGAGACCTAAGTGGGGGAGAGCCGAGTGGACACAGCCAAGCCAGCAAAATGGGGACTCGCTGGAGTCAGGAGGTGAGTGACATGTTGGGGTTCATTCCTTTTTAGCTCTGATATCCTGCAAACGCTCATTGTTTGCTCCTCATCCAGGACAAGTGGCAAATCCTTGTCTTCTTTTCTTCCGGTGGGTCTTGATAGGACTGGGTTGAGGGAGAATCAGAATGAACTCTATGCCAGGGGCCCTGAGCATTGGCTGTTCTCTCGTTCTagtcccttcctccccacccccttcccatcCTCTCAACCCCTCCACTCAATGCTTCCCTTCTCCCTGTTCTTCCCACAGAGCTCTGCAGATGAGGGACAGTCCACTGAAAGGAGCAGACAGCGGGCCCCAGCCAGATGGGTGCTGCTTGCCGTCCTCACTGTCAGCCTGCTCCTTGGGTCTTTTGTGCTTTTGGTCTTCGTCTTCCGGAACTGCGGCCCTCGTAAGCAAGATCCCACAAACCCCAACAGAACTGGCAGTCCCTCAGCCACGGACCGCTGCCCATGCTCCCGCCTCAAAATTATTAGCTGCTAAGTTGACTTAGGAGCTGCTCATCAGAACCCTTGCATCCCTTGAAGTGACCCTTCTCACTCCTGGCCATCAGTCCAACAATGTTCCAGGGCTTTGTTCCTCATTGGTCATTCCTATGCCAACCTCTAGGGGGAGccctcctctcttttcctcttaacTCGAGATGTTCCCCACAGCCCCCTGTGACACACCTGTGTGTTTGGATCTCCTGGGCCGTTATGTGGCTTCTGGGAACAGCAGTGTGGACCCTTGCACTGACTTCTTCAGCTTGGCCTGTGGAAGGGCCACTGGCGACAACAATCCTTTCCAGGATCTTGCAGAGGAAAACAAGAGCCGACTCAGGAGAATTTTAGGTGAGGAAAGTAGGCTGAGACGATTCTGTGTGCAAATGATTGCCTCTAAGCCTAGAACAGTTATGACTGCCCCAAATGCTGTAGCTGTGGAACAATTGGCTGACCCAAGCTCAGTGGGCTTCTCATGGCACTGCGTGGGTTTGCTTCTCTATCACTAATCATTGTCATCTCAAACGCTTCCCTTATTTTGTGCCTTTTGGTCTTTCTATTCATCCCTAACCCTCcaccttcctttttcttctggtTATCCATGACTACTCTGTTCCCTTTGACCTTTCCCTTTGAATAAGTTCCAATTTGTTAATTCCCTTAAATTCTCGTTTTCCCAGTTTTCCTACCTCTTCTTTGTATCCCCATGAGCTTTGCCTGTTTGCTCGTCTGCATACCAGCTTACAGTTCTTTAATCCTCCAAAACTTTTCTTTCTAGAGGCCCCAGGTTCCTGGGATCCAGGTTCTGGGGAGGAAAAAGCCTTCAGATTCTATAGTTCTTGTATGGATACTCAGGCCATTGAAGACGCAGGAGCTGGCCCCCTTAAACAAGTTATTGAAGAGGTGAGGAAAGTGGGGGGAATGACCTTTCTGGATACATATTGTAGAGGACCAGTAATGCATGCTTGGGCTGCCAGGTTTTTCTAGGGGTCCTCAAGTTCTAGGATGGAAGCAGAATATGTCAATGCTCTGTAGAAGGCTCAGGAACTTGGCTGAGGGCAGAGAAAGCAGAATTGATGTACAGCCATGGTGGAACACTTGGTTTCAGGAATCAGGGGATATCTGCTATGAGAGAGGGCAAGGTCAGGACTGGGAGCGGGGATGGGGAGATGGCTAGATCTCAAAGACCAACCTGTTATTCCCATCTCTCTTCTTCTCAGCTTGGAGGCTGGCACATCTCTGGCAATTGGACTTCCTTAGACTTTAACCAAACTCTGAAGCTCCTAATGAGTCGATATGGCCACTTTCCGTTTTTCAGAGCCTATCTACGACCTCATCcgacccctccacacacaccggTTATCCAGGTGAGGAACGCACTGGCAAAACCACACATGGACCCAGGTCTCCTTGAACTCTAAGCTATCATCTTGAGACGATTCTGTGTGCAAATGATTGCCTCTAAGCCTAGAACAGTGGGGGCATGTTGGGTACAATGTACAATGTACAGTGTAGACCATATTCCTACCTACAGGGAAAATTATTAGTATGAGAGTCAGAGAAACCAGAGAAAACCAGGTGAGGGTGGAAACGAAGCACAGGGCCATTTCAGAGGATTGCAGTGGATTCAGTCTTCCTTACTGCTGGTTTAAATCATTCCCAGAGCCTCTTAGCTAGCCTTCCAAGCTCCAGTATTGCCCTAGTCTCATTTACTATTTAGTTTTACagtagaaatctttttttaaagatttatttttattttgttctggaaaggtagagtcacagagacaTGAGTAGAagcagatattccatccactaccTGAACAGTCTCAACAGCCAaggccagtccaaatccaggagctttgtctgcATCTCCCgtatgggtacaaggtcccaaagtgTTGGGTTATCCTCCatcgctttcccaggacattaatggggaactgaatcagaactggagcatctgggactagaaccagtgcccctatgggatgccagcaccacaatcGGAGGTCTAGCTATATGCCGCTATGCTGGCCTCAGAGGAATATTTTACACGAAGAGTTACTTAAGATATTATCTCTATTTAAAAGCCATTGATGGTTTGGCAGGTCAGCAGGATTTAGTCTCTAATGTTTAGCAAAGGCTTGCCAGAACTCTTATGGTCCTTATATACTTCTTCAGCCTTGTCTCCTGCCACATCCCTTCTTCCCCTTGTGCCCTCAGCTATGCTCATTGGCACTTCAAAAACATTCCTCTTTTCTTCGCATGTGCTTCTCCCTTTACCAATAACTGCCCCCCACACTCAGTCTGGAAGCCCTTGCATATTCTTTCAATGCTGACGTCAGTCCCAATCTCCTTAAGAAGCCTTCATGGATCCTCCAGCCTTGAGTTAGGTGAAGCCATtctgtctcttcatttccttATGCCTTCAGCAACTCGTGCTCTGTCTTGATGACCGTAGGCCTCCTCAGACCAGGACCACACTCTCTATTCACCTTTGTTCTCAGGACAAAGGTGAATGTCCAGGAAACTAGGGGCCCTAACCAGATGTGTGTTGAGTGAGAAAAATGCTGTTGTGATAGGCAACATGATACTAGCTATTTGGCCCCTGCTCTCAAAATTTCACAGTATTATAATAAGGTGAACATAGAAGAACATTCTATATGAGAGatgctgaaatttatttttaaagagtgtgCTCAGTGGTTTAACGCATGTGGGCTTTAGGAGGTTTGTTAAGATCTggactgcttttaaaaaaaaatctcagagagGATGCTTGATTCCACAGTTGATTTCACTGGTGAAGGTGAACCTAAAAGATGCTGCAAAGATGTGAGCAAAGTCTGAACTAAGAGAAGAGCTTGGAGTGATGTGATTTCTTTGTGGTGTCAGTGAAAAGGCTGGTCTGTTTAAATAAGAATTTGACATGAAGTGGAATGTGGTAGAAGGTAAAATCAGGCAGAAGACATGGTATTGGGCCTGGTTATTTTGGCTGAAAAATCCAGATACAGATGATAACTGatacatatatagagaagaggCATTTCTGAAGTTGTTCAAACattatggggtgtgtgtgtgtgtgtgtgtgtgtgtgtgtagctttaaTTTCATAGGTCAACTTGGGGATGAGGAAGCTGAAAGGTCCTGAAATAGTGGTAGAAGTGAAAGGAAAAGCCagctgtgagcatttagggacTTCATCATTATCATGATGGTCTGTTGCATTTCAGAGGACTTCAGAACTAAATATAATAGAAGGGGACATAGAAATCACCATATGACCCCGTAACTGTGACTTGGTATGAATGGAAGGAATATGGTTACCATCAGTTGGAGCCTGGGTGAACTCGTGGGggaagaacaaacagaaaaaaaattggttttgGGGGAAGCACTCCATGAAGGATGCAGAGACAGGACCAGAGCTCCAGAAGATTGGGAATGGTCTGGATAGTGGCAGTTAGATTGGCAGGAAGGGGTGGACCCAAAGGAAAGGAAGCGAGTTCAGGAAGGAGGAGCCATTGCTGATTCCAGagatttctgagctcagagaatAAGGAATATGAAGACAGCCCTGGAAACCCTGAGATAGATAGAAAAAAGTTATCAAAATGGACTCAGATTTACGGAGCTCAGGAGAACGGCAGTGATGTTGAAACAATGGACCTtgacatatttttattctttaaacttCTGACATACAATGTGATAAAATGTCAAGTGGAAATTTTTACAAGGTAGAGTAAAAGTACTTAGCTCCACGTGGAAGTGAGATACTTAAGGTGGAGAAAAAGCAAGTAGAGGACCAAAAGTCTTCAGGATAAAATCAGGTTACTCTAAAATCAGAACAAATGAGATGTGTGGGCACTTGATTGAgatgcaaaatttttttaaattcccaaaACTCTGTATTGAGATAAATGGTATTAAAATATAGTACctttaaaagtaaacaaaaaaatcagtgtaAAAAATCTATAATGGACAAAATATCAAATTTTGGTtcactgtaaatttttttttcagaaacttttaaaaaaaattttttttttaaatttttaaaaaattaaaaaaaaattttttttttaaattttccaaaatagGATAGGATTCCATTGTGgacattttaaagatgtattatttttattggaaaggcagatatatagagagaaggagagacagagaggaaggtcttccatccaatggttcactccccaagctgctgcaacggctggagctgagctaatccgaagccaggaaccaggagctcttctgggtctcccaagtggatgcaaggtcccaaggctttgggccgtcctcgactgttttcccaggccacagggacgtggatgggaagtggggctgccaggattagaactggtgcccctatgggatcctggcactttcaaggcgaggaccttaaccactatgctatcgtgctgggcccattgcggacattttaaaaacttttatctgttttttggtcttttttttttttttaaagatttatttacttttattacaaagtcagatacacagagaggagagacagagagaaagatcttccgtccgatgattcactccccaagtgagccacaacggccagtgctgtgccgacccgaagccgggaaccaggaacctcttccaggtctcccacgtgtgtacagggtcccagtgctctgggccgtcctcgactgctttcccaggccacaagcagggagctagatgggaagtggagctgccgggattagaaccggcgcccatatgggatcccggggcgttcaaggcgaggactttagccactaggccacggtgcaggGCCCTGTTTCTTGATCTTTAAGAATCAGATCAAAGATTCTGCttacttaaaaatgattttttttttcaaaatgaatcaaaGCTATTgaagaaatgtttgaaaatatatgTTGTTTTTCAAAGTAGATCAAAATACATTATGAATTTTTGGGAGAAATCCCTAATAAGTgaagttttattatttaatttgatgTAGactttttgcattaatttttcttttcaaaataatatattttgctGATCTTTTGGTACCTCTTATACTTTGAACCTAGGAAGGGTGTCTCACTTCCCTTATGGTAGACGTGACTTGGGCAGAAGGAGTCATTCCCTTCTGGACACTGATTGTTATCCTGTCTCATTGAGCACCCCGCAGTGTCGTGTCATGCCCACTTTTCTCTTCACATTTCCATGTTGAGACTCTCTGGCTCCCTCTTGGTCTGCTCATTACTCCCTTCCCCAGATGTCGTCTTCTCAGttcccttccccatctccccacacctgccctcctTGTCCCCCATGCTCCCCACTTCTCTCCAGCTTCTCTTGTGTCCAGATAGACCAACCAGAGTTTGACGCACCCCTCAAGCAAGAGCAGGAACAGAAGATCTATGCGCAGGTAAGATGGAGAGAGGCCCTGCCCTCAGACGTCAGGAAAAAGCCAGGGGCCTCTGCATCCTGTGACTGAGGTTGCCTTCTCCCAGATCGTGCGAGAGTATTtgacttacctgaatcagctgggaACATTGCTGGGAGGAGACCCTTTAAAGGTGCAACAGCATGCTGCCTTGTCCATCACCATCACCTCACAGTTGTTCCAGCTTCTGAGACCCCTGGAGCAGCGGCAGGCACAGGGCAACCTCTTCCAGACAGTCACTATTGGCCAACTACAGGTGCCTGGAACTGGGGTCCTGGGTGGGGACTGTGGGCGTGAAGGTCTTCCTCCAAActttctttcctctgccttttgCTCATCATGCCCTCAACCTCCCTTCCATCCCCTCTGTCTCCGTCCTCTACCTGAGTCACATCTGTGACCACTTTCAAACCCACGAGGAAGCCCTTTcgccttctttctctcctcccttctttgcCCCCTCAGCTTTGTGTCCCTCCTATAAGGAAATGGCCCCTGCCATCGACTGGTTATCCTGCCTGCAAGCAACCTTCACACCCATGTCCTTGAGCCCCTCACAGCCCCTTGTGGTCCACGACCTGGAGTATGTGAAGAACATGTCACATCTAGTGGAAGAGCTGCTGCTGAGGAACAGGTTTGCCCCAGGTGGACTGTGGGGAGAAGGAGATGGGAAGAGAGCCCGTGACCTCAGAGCTCGCAGGAGTTGAGCCAGGAAGGGACTCTCAGAAAGATGAGAAGCCCTGACCACATCTTGGGGCAGAGAGGGAATAGGATGGTGGCACAGTAGGGCAGACAACAAAGTATGCAGGGAGAACAGTTACTGTGGTAAACAGGATATTTATGTCTCTCCATTAGCCGAGTGCTGTGGGTAGGAATGGAGGCATGTAGAATAGAGAACTGGAACCAGTGAGAGCCGAGGCCATTTCCAGTGGTGCTGAATGGGCTCTGGAACCTTCTAAGAGTGTTCTGATGGGATCAGGAAGTCGAGAAGGGTGGGGACAGACCTGGCGAGACTTGCCAGCAAAGCCGGGAGAAGCTATACACAGTCCAACATTGTGGCACTAGGAGACACTTCTCGACACACACTGAAATATCTGAGTTTGAAGCTGGATGGAGCTgttttgtgaaatctgagtcatCCAGCTATCACCTGGCCTAGgtccttctctccctgtcacttgAGAAGGCAGACTCTTTATCTACTTACTTCCTTCTACCGTGTTTTGAACCCAGCCTACCCCAGACCAAAGAAAGCTCTTCTTGGCTGGTTTGTGTGTCAAAACTATTACTCCTTACTCACAtgtaggaagcagggctgcctccaGGAGCATCAAGGTGACTTACCTGAGGGGAAGCTTTTTCAGAGGGCCATATGTGgggcctttttaaattttaaaattttttgcatttaaagttttattgtattttgtattCACAGGGACTTTCTTCAAAGCCACATGATCCTGGGGCTGGTAGGGACTCTTTCTCCAGCCCTAGACAGTAAATTCCAGGAGGCACGCAGATCACTGAACGAGAAACTGCGGGAGCTGACGGACAGACCGCCTCTGGTGAGCAGAGAAGCGGATATTCCCAGATTGGGGTGAATGTTGGTAAATCTCTATCATTGGAAAAGGCGGGATGAGGGTAGCGGTCCCTCCATGTCTGAGGATTTCATTATTTACTCAGTATCTAGCATGTTGCCCAAGATGGAAAGACACTTCTTAACTGAGAGTCTTGAAATTCTATGTCAGACACATCCAAAGCCAAGGAGTCTCTAGTGCATTTACTACATGTCTACCATAGTAAGGGATCAGTTTAGCCTGAAAatcattgggatttttttttccccttagtaaTTTGCAACTTACAGACCATGATTCTGCTTTGgagaaactccacattcagagagggGAAAGGTCGTTATGGTTTATTGAGAAGTTACAATGTGCCAGACATTTCCTCCCTTCTTCAGTCCACTACCTTGATCCCCAGAATGCCATCATGTTCCGTGACCACTAGTTTATCCTTGTTATAAGGACAAGAGAATTGAAGTTCACAGGCTAAGGAACTGCATCACAGCCACAGAGGCTAATAGAGCTAGTAAATTGGTAAAATGAAGATTTGAACTCTGGTAGTCTGGCACTAAGGTTCTCGATGCTTACTCACTGTACTAAAAACTATTCCTGCTTAggaccttaaaaaaaattttttttttttttttgataagtcCTAAAGAAACTTCTGCCAAGCCTGTTGCTTGATTCAGAGAAGGCAGAACAGGACCCAGATCTTCTTGTGGGGAGTGAGGAATTGTTTTAACATTCCTGGCCACAAACAGGCTCCTGTAAATCCCAGCATGGTGTCCTGCCAGCACTTCATGGAGGGTATAGATGTGCCAATGTTGAGACTCATGCTCAAAGAATGTGGAGACTTACAAAGCCTGAAGTCATTATCTTTTCCATTAAGGTACATAAAAGTCCTcaggcttaaactcaatcaaactcTGTTAACAAGTAATTGTGTGACTTTGCGGAAGCCACTTTGCCCTCCACAACAACAGTATACAATATGACACATAAGAATAACGTTAGCAACTGGTGCATGTTAAGTAATCAGTGTAGTCACTGTTTGTCAGCATTTAACATGGACTATTTAACACTCGCAGCAACACTGAGGGTTTTCCTCTCCATTTTGCAAGTGCAAAAATCACCTTACAGAAGTCAAATAACTTCCCCAAGATCACATAGCtcaaaaacaaaggaacaaatgCCAAAACTAGGTTTGTTTAGTTCATGAGGTCATGTTTTAAAACATACACTGTATGGGATTGAGAAATAATGTGTGCCACAATGGGTTAGCAAATCTTTCTATAAAGGGCACCATGTTAAACATGCCTGGCTTGGTAAACACAAAAGCAGCTGTGCACTAAAGTAAGTTAATGTGATAAACTATGATTCCATACAATTCTGGCTGAGACAAAACAGAAACTCTTGGTGTTCCTATGAAGGAAATATCAGGGAAGGTTTGTTTGTGCAGGAGGAATGTTTAGTGAGAGGAAGAGATTTTCTGGCTGAGGAACTGGTATCATCCATTTCATTGGAACAGTATATGGGAACATTAAACTTGTTGCAATGAGACAGTGCACGGGGCAGGATAGCTGTAACTTGTTGCAGTATAAGGACATCTACTGATGGCTCTGGCTGAGACAAGATGACTTAGCTTAAATACAAAGCTGTGCCCAGTTGCTGCTGGTGGTTCATGTACTGGATGTTTGCTTGTTCTAGAAAAGAATCCAGGGCAACTAGAACAGCGTGGAAAAAATAGTAGGGAATAAATCagagaggggaggaaaaaaaacttgTAGCATCTGATAGAACACTGTAAGGACTTCAGCTTTTCTCTGTATAAAATAGGCATACGCACAGTGTGTCTGTTATGTGTTTCAGAAGAATGAATTTTAAGGTAGGCATGATTTCCAGAGTGACCTGTGATTTAAGAGGAATAATACAACACCAAGGTTTTGCCCTTGATTTGACCAACATTTTTAGTTCTAGGCAATGGTTATTAATCATAgacttttgttcattttcttctgacTTAATTCTAACTTGAAAGACTGCTCAATCTCATCATCTGATTGGTTTCTGTGCTTTAATTTTGAATATATAGTCAATGAAAACAGCATCAAGCcagttttttttaactgaacTCATGAAACTGAGTTATAGAAATTGACAGCTAGACTTTTTATGACAGTTAAGTCTAAGCCATTTCTTTTCAACCATCATCCTAGTTTATTCAGGAAATTTTAACCTTTGTTTCAATCATCCTTTCTATTACTTTTGGTTTCTGGTTCTAGATCATTTACAATTTTATTCAGTGAATGTTCATCCAGACTATTATTAAGATCCTGAAGGGTAGAAGAGCACCATGGCATATTAGGGAAAGCCTTGCTGTAGATTCATTTATCATTTGCACAAAGGGTATTTATTGAGTATTTTTAGTCTATCCCGGACACTGCTCTTGGCATTTGGGATAAAGCAGTGAACCAAATGGTAAATATTTCTGTCTTTAAGTACTTACATGCTATTTCAAGAAGATAAATGATAAATGACATAGGTGATGGaatgaagaaagcaaaatgaGGAAATTCTAGATGGGGAGCAATTGTGATTCTTAGTACAAAGGTCAGGAGAAGTCACATGACTTTAAGTCATTCATCCTTGATGTTTAGTTATGGTTTAGGCAAACTATGTTATCATTCAACATTGACTTTTCCATTTAATGGACTCTAAGTTTGTGGTTTTATGAAAAGTCTTCCTAAAATCAAGATAATGTCAACAGAGCATAGAGATATTATAGCATATATATAGAATACTCTCAATCATTTCATCCATATCTCTGGGGAAGATAGAATAGGTATTCTCATTTTTGTAGCTGGTATAATCGGAACAAAGTATTTAAGTGAAAAACTCACATATAGTCAATGCTGAATTCTCTGGTAAGTGATAACGTCATAGTGGTCAAAGATGATGAATGTAGTGTGTAGATATATTTTATTGGCCTTTACACTCTTTTGCAAATTTTGGATTAATTGTCAACATTCAAACATTGGGTCTTGGCATGCCAATATTCAGATCTCCAGCccgtgtgtacatgtgtgttggggtggggagcagaatGGGGCCAGCCTTTTGCAGTGGCAGCTGCTAGCTATGGCTACCTGGTATAGGTGCAGCTCAGACTGAAACAGACCTATCATGTCCAGTCTACCAAATTCTACAACTCTGATGTGGAACTGTGACTCTTCAGTTATGTCACCACAGGGCTCTTTATTTCCTTACCTTACCTACTATCTACTACTTGACAATCCTCCTAACTGGAGGAAATTGTCTGACTTTGGCATTATTTGTCCTTAGTGAACCCATCCTGGCTGTTAGTAGGTACATATGTTTTAAATTGTTcagaaatttgttttatttctaaaatgtattctagaattttaaaaatcatgttactTAACCATTGACATTAGAGATTCCTAGCTGAAATATAATTGCTAAAATCTGTTTTATCCTGTTGAAGATTGTTCAAATGTTTCCCTCTAGACTCCTAGAATATGCCTTGATTTCTATCCTTTTGTTATTCGTGTTACTATATTCCTATTACCTTTTTTATACCCTAAAATTAATCTCATTGGGCTTATTACTTTGTGTTTAAAGTATGTCATCCATCCTCTATATTTTAgactttttttccctctatttttcATTCCTCCTTTCGATCAATGCGGTGTAATCTGTCACTGACATCTTGAGAGATGACTGTAGTATTATGAGGCAGTAGCTGCATTTCCCAGAGGCTGGGTCCCAGGTCAAAGGATGTTGCAGAAATAGTCAGGCACCAGTAAATGGAATTAGGAAATAACTCAGGGACTACCAGGCATGTGAAGGGCAGGAAGATCCACACTAGGAGCTCAGCTGGGTTCTTCACTGTTGCTGTTGGCCACAGCCATAATATTGCCGTTGTTTAATGAGAAATGTCGCAGGGAGCCAAACTTGttgggagagagaaaggacaCTGGCAGTACTCGGCACATCCCCATTTGTCTCCATCCTTGTCCTTTTCATCAGATCTAGATTGCTCTCTACTCCTTTTTGCTTTTCATGTTGTGTCTTACAGCTCATCATACATCATAAAAAGAGTCTGAGCTCTTATTACCCTGACAGATGAGAAGACATCCCATGGCATGGACCAGAACACTCAAATGTGGTCACATAGACCTGGAGTAACCTCTAAGCTGATGAAAACTTCCCAACAGGCAGACCCAAGAGTGTCTTCAACCACCACCTTACTGGCCTTCCCTTTTGTTTCCTCTGGTGGGACAGCTCCAAACCCTCTCTCAAACCTCAGGACCAACTCAGCTCAC from Ochotona princeps isolate mOchPri1 chromosome 25, mOchPri1.hap1, whole genome shotgun sequence encodes:
- the KEL gene encoding kell blood group glycoprotein isoform X2; translated protein: MGTRWSQESSADEGQSTERSRQRAPARWVLLAVLTVSLLLGSFVLLVFVFRNCGPPPCDTPVCLDLLGRYVASGNSSVDPCTDFFSLACGRATGDNNPFQDLAEENKSRLRRILEAPGSWDPGSGEEKAFRFYSSCMDTQAIEDAGAGPLKQVIEELGGWHISGNWTSLDFNQTLKLLMSRYGHFPFFRAYLRPHPTPPHTPVIQIDQPEFDAPLKQEQEQKIYAQIVREYLTYLNQLGTLLGGDPLKVQQHAALSITITSQLFQLLRPLEQRQAQGNLFQTVTIGQLQEMAPAIDWLSCLQATFTPMSLSPSQPLVVHDLEYVKNMSHLVEELLLRNRDFLQSHMILGLVGTLSPALDSKFQEARRSLNEKLRELTDRPPLAMKLFTAVKEALISRLKRLSWMNEETQKEAKDRVTHLQVKIGAPEWALKPELAKQEYSDIQLGPNFLQSVLSCARSLRTRIVQNFLKPFPQHRWQVSAWGVNAYYSISDHVVVFPAGLLQPPFFHPGYPRAVNFGAAGSIMAHKLLHVFYQFLLPGGCPSCDNNALQEASLCLERHYAAFPLPNSTTFNGSLTFLENAADVGGVSIAWQAYSKSLTRYRGETTLPNQDLSSQQLFFRSYAQMMCRKPSPQDSEDIHSPPSLRILGPLSHLPAFARYFHCPRGTVMNPSVHCQLW
- the KEL gene encoding kell blood group glycoprotein isoform X1; its protein translation is MGTRWSQESSADEGQSTERSRQRAPARWVLLAVLTVSLLLGSFVLLVFVFRNCGPPPCDTPVCLDLLGRYVASGNSSVDPCTDFFSLACGRATGDNNPFQDLAEENKSRLRRILEAPGSWDPGSGEEKAFRFYSSCMDTQAIEDAGAGPLKQVIEELGGWHISGNWTSLDFNQTLKLLMSRYGHFPFFRAYLRPHPTPPHTPVIQIDQPEFDAPLKQEQEQKIYAQIVREYLTYLNQLGTLLGGDPLKVQQHAALSITITSQLFQLLRPLEQRQAQGNLFQTVTIGQLQEMAPAIDWLSCLQATFTPMSLSPSQPLVVHDLEYVKNMSHLVEELLLRNRDFLQSHMILGLVGTLSPALDSKFQEARRSLNEKLRELTDRPPLPVYPRWMKCVEETGTYFEPTLAALFVREAFGSSTQSAAMKLFTAVKEALISRLKRLSWMNEETQKEAKDRVTHLQVKIGAPEWALKPELAKQEYSDIQLGPNFLQSVLSCARSLRTRIVQNFLKPFPQHRWQVSAWGVNAYYSISDHVVVFPAGLLQPPFFHPGYPRAVNFGAAGSIMAHKLLHVFYQFLLPGGCPSCDNNALQEASLCLERHYAAFPLPNSTTFNGSLTFLENAADVGGVSIAWQAYSKSLTRYRGETTLPNQDLSSQQLFFRSYAQMMCRKPSPQDSEDIHSPPSLRILGPLSHLPAFARYFHCPRGTVMNPSVHCQLW
- the KEL gene encoding kell blood group glycoprotein isoform X3, which encodes MGTRWSQESSADEGQSTERSRQRAPARWVLLAVLTVSLLLGSFVLLVFVFRNCGPPPCDTPVCLDLLGRYVASGNSSVDPCTDFFSLACGRATGDNNPFQDLAEENKSRLRRILEAPGSWDPGSGEEKAFRFYSSCMDTQAIEDAGAGPLKQVIEELGGWHISGNWTSLDFNQTLKLLMSRYGHFPFFRAYLRPHPTPPHTPVIQIDQPEFDAPLKQEQEQKIYAQIVREYLTYLNQLGTLLGGDPLKVQQHAALSITITSQLFQLLRPLEQRQAQGNLFQTVTIGQLQEMAPAIDWLSCLQATFTPMSLSPSQPLVVHDLEYVKNMSHLVEELLLRNRDFLQSHMILGLVGTLSPALDSKFQEARRSLNEKLRELTDRPPLVTHLQVKIGAPEWALKPELAKQEYSDIQLGPNFLQSVLSCARSLRTRIVQNFLKPFPQHRWQVSAWGVNAYYSISDHVVVFPAGLLQPPFFHPGYPRAVNFGAAGSIMAHKLLHVFYQFLLPGGCPSCDNNALQEASLCLERHYAAFPLPNSTTFNGSLTFLENAADVGGVSIAWQAYSKSLTRYRGETTLPNQDLSSQQLFFRSYAQMMCRKPSPQDSEDIHSPPSLRILGPLSHLPAFARYFHCPRGTVMNPSVHCQLW